In Arthrobacter citreus, a single genomic region encodes these proteins:
- a CDS encoding DUF3892 domain-containing protein: MTQDRFEEAYDQYRNQSEIQRGREDDTVNQDKEHIVAVRKNDDGDLIGFRTSLNRELDYIQALNEAKNGNLAHVDVIHKYGRDILRSEPDGIAENNLSNLPEF, encoded by the coding sequence ATGACACAAGATCGATTTGAGGAAGCCTATGATCAGTATAGAAATCAAAGTGAAATTCAACGAGGTAGGGAAGATGATACTGTAAATCAAGATAAGGAGCATATTGTTGCCGTTCGTAAAAATGATGATGGCGATTTAATTGGTTTCAGAACAAGTCTTAACCGAGAATTAGATTATATTCAAGCATTAAACGAAGCAAAAAATGGAAATTTAGCACATGTAGATGTAATCCATAAATATGGCCGAGACATTCTTAGAAGTGAACCAGACGGCATTGCAGAAAACAATTTAAGCAATCTACCGGAATTTTAA
- the shc gene encoding squalene--hopene cyclase, with amino-acid sequence MDLDNIVIQNIEERIKRLRNRQEENGSWEFVFEGALLTDSFMILLMKDLGYENNQLIDGIIDRIINLQHPNGAWKLYEDEKNGNLTATVQAYIALLVSKKYTKDHTSMKKAEKFIRENGGIKKTHFMLKMILAIHGLIDYPKLFYFPMSYFLLPDKMPLSLFDLSNYARVHLVPMILCINKRFKVKLEDDLNIDNLLEDSEMEWFNEERGTFYQFILEEGKKLASYPLYFHQKGYEKAERFILDRIETNGTFYSYASSTFYMVYALMALGYEVSSSVIQNALQGLLSYATNTDAGLHIQNSRSKVWDTALLSYAIQEAGYSSNDPSVSKSIHYLISKQQDLIGDWSVHAKNLSPGGWGFSDVNSFIPDNDDTGAVLRALSRSAMDQPNFQESWLKGVHFLLGLQNGDGGWGAFEKNVTNKWLTHLPIENAKDAIIDPSTPDLTGRILEFIGNYTSISNDDPIVKKAADWLFKNQKSNGSWYGRWGICYLYGTWAAITGLRAVGVSKNHEAIKKAEKWLVSIQNVDGGWGESGFSTVKGSYIPLKYSTPSQTGWAIDALLTIRNKDDEVIKRGINYLVSQNEISNKALSYPTGLGLPGQFYINYHSYNEIYPLLALAHFKNS; translated from the coding sequence ATGGACCTCGATAATATTGTTATTCAAAATATTGAAGAGCGGATCAAACGTTTGAGAAATAGACAAGAAGAAAATGGATCATGGGAATTTGTGTTTGAAGGAGCTTTATTAACAGATAGCTTTATGATTTTACTTATGAAGGATCTAGGTTACGAAAACAATCAGTTAATTGATGGAATTATTGATCGTATTATCAATCTTCAACATCCGAATGGGGCGTGGAAATTATATGAGGATGAAAAAAATGGCAACTTAACTGCAACCGTACAAGCTTACATCGCTTTATTAGTCTCAAAAAAGTATACAAAAGACCATACGAGTATGAAGAAAGCTGAAAAATTCATTCGAGAAAATGGTGGAATAAAAAAAACACATTTTATGCTTAAAATGATTCTTGCCATTCACGGTTTAATTGACTATCCAAAGTTGTTTTACTTTCCAATGAGCTATTTTTTATTACCTGATAAAATGCCATTAAGTTTATTTGATTTAAGTAATTATGCTAGGGTTCATTTAGTGCCTATGATTCTATGTATTAATAAACGGTTTAAAGTGAAATTAGAAGATGATCTAAATATTGATAATCTTTTAGAAGACAGTGAAATGGAATGGTTTAACGAAGAGCGGGGGACATTTTATCAATTTATTCTTGAAGAAGGGAAGAAGCTTGCTTCCTATCCTTTATATTTTCATCAAAAAGGCTATGAAAAGGCTGAACGATTTATTTTAGATCGGATTGAAACAAATGGAACCTTTTATAGCTATGCTAGTTCTACATTTTATATGGTTTATGCTTTGATGGCTTTAGGATATGAAGTTTCATCTTCCGTCATTCAAAATGCACTACAAGGACTCCTTTCATATGCGACGAATACAGATGCTGGACTTCATATTCAAAATTCACGATCAAAAGTTTGGGATACTGCTTTATTGTCATATGCAATTCAAGAAGCTGGTTATTCAAGTAATGATCCCAGTGTTTCAAAGTCTATTCATTACTTAATTTCTAAACAACAAGATTTGATTGGTGACTGGTCAGTACACGCTAAAAATTTAAGCCCTGGTGGCTGGGGATTTTCTGATGTGAATTCATTTATACCAGATAATGATGATACGGGTGCCGTTTTGAGGGCACTATCAAGAAGTGCAATGGATCAACCAAACTTTCAAGAAAGTTGGTTAAAAGGCGTTCATTTTTTACTTGGATTGCAAAATGGCGATGGTGGTTGGGGAGCATTCGAAAAAAACGTAACGAATAAGTGGCTAACTCATTTACCGATTGAAAATGCAAAAGATGCGATTATTGATCCTTCTACTCCTGATTTAACAGGGCGTATATTGGAGTTTATTGGCAACTATACATCAATTTCTAATGATGACCCAATTGTTAAAAAAGCAGCTGATTGGTTGTTTAAAAACCAGAAATCAAATGGTAGTTGGTATGGTAGATGGGGAATTTGTTATTTATATGGTACGTGGGCAGCAATTACTGGTTTAAGAGCTGTGGGGGTTTCTAAAAATCATGAAGCAATTAAAAAAGCTGAGAAATGGTTAGTTTCGATTCAAAATGTGGACGGAGGTTGGGGAGAATCAGGATTTTCAACGGTTAAAGGTTCTTATATTCCATTAAAGTATAGTACACCTAGTCAAACTGGCTGGGCAATTGATGCCTTACTGACAATTCGAAATAAAGATGATGAAGTGATTAAAAGAGGGATTAACTATTTAGTTTCTCAAAATGAAATTTCTAATAAGGCGCTATCATATCCTACAGGACTTGGACTACCAGGTCAGTTTTATATTAATTATCATAGCTATAATGAAATCTACCCTTTACTAGCATTAGCACACTTTAAAAATAGTTAA
- a CDS encoding bifunctional homocysteine S-methyltransferase/methylenetetrahydrofolate reductase, with amino-acid sequence MGLLEKLSNGIVLGDGAMGTLLYSGGLHSCFEELNITERDRIIHIHEQYIDAGAEVIQTNSYGANAGKLRQYGLEKLVKQINQMAVRNARAASKGRALVIGGIGGMKYVGSTFTTPLEREMMLLEQASALLEEGVDGIMLETFYDENELYDAVNLLRGRTDLPIISQVTLQEIGIMQSGQYIEKILPRLVDLGADVVGINCHLGPLHMLESLNTVSLPTNGYLSAFPNSGLPLYAEGKYEYKSNPEYFEDMAKPFIEQGVRLIGGCCGTTPAHIAALRKKIDTLKPVTKKEVKSRTIKITIPKQVEQKDETLPEKAKQKTTIIAELDPPKTLQTRKFFEGARALHSAGADAITLADNPLASPRISNVAMASLLQRLDVPVLTHLTCRDRNMIGLQSHLMGLSTLGLNEILAITGDPARVGDFPGATSVYDVASLDLIRMIKEMNEGRLYSGKSLGNGTRFSVAAAFNPNIRKFDAAIKRLEKKVEAGADYFLTQPIYDFETIDKLYEATRHIKQPIFIGVMPLVSKRNADFIHYEVPGITLSDEVRNRISSVEPEKAIDEGKKIAKELINYAKDKFNGIYLITPFLKYEITEDLIHFTKSSNKEGIQL; translated from the coding sequence ATGGGCTTGTTGGAAAAGTTAAGTAATGGAATTGTTTTAGGTGATGGTGCAATGGGTACACTTTTGTATTCAGGAGGGCTACACAGTTGCTTTGAAGAACTAAATATTACTGAACGGGATCGAATCATTCATATTCATGAACAATATATAGATGCTGGTGCAGAAGTAATTCAAACAAATTCGTACGGTGCAAATGCTGGAAAGCTAAGACAATATGGGTTAGAGAAGTTGGTAAAACAAATCAACCAAATGGCTGTAAGAAATGCTAGAGCTGCTTCGAAGGGAAGAGCATTAGTTATTGGTGGTATTGGTGGAATGAAATATGTTGGATCTACGTTTACAACTCCTTTAGAACGAGAAATGATGTTGCTTGAGCAAGCTTCAGCACTTCTAGAAGAAGGCGTAGATGGAATCATGCTTGAAACATTTTACGATGAAAATGAATTATACGATGCTGTAAATCTACTAAGAGGAAGAACGGATTTACCGATTATTTCTCAAGTAACCCTACAAGAAATTGGGATTATGCAAAGTGGCCAATATATTGAGAAAATACTTCCTAGATTAGTTGATTTGGGGGCGGATGTAGTCGGTATCAATTGTCATTTAGGACCACTACATATGCTAGAATCGCTAAATACAGTATCATTACCAACAAATGGTTACTTATCTGCATTTCCAAATTCAGGCTTACCATTGTATGCTGAAGGGAAATACGAATACAAATCGAATCCAGAATATTTTGAAGATATGGCTAAACCATTTATCGAACAAGGTGTAAGATTAATTGGTGGGTGCTGTGGTACTACACCAGCACATATTGCGGCTTTACGAAAAAAGATTGATACTTTAAAACCCGTTACAAAAAAAGAAGTGAAGAGCAGAACGATTAAAATTACAATCCCAAAGCAAGTAGAGCAAAAGGATGAGACTTTGCCAGAAAAAGCAAAACAGAAAACGACGATTATAGCTGAACTTGATCCTCCGAAAACTTTACAAACGAGAAAGTTTTTTGAAGGAGCAAGAGCGTTACATTCTGCAGGAGCTGATGCGATTACGTTAGCAGATAATCCACTAGCTTCACCGAGAATCTCGAATGTGGCAATGGCTTCTCTGTTACAGAGATTAGACGTTCCAGTCTTAACGCATTTGACTTGTCGTGATCGCAATATGATTGGACTTCAATCTCATTTAATGGGGTTATCGACTTTAGGTTTAAATGAAATTCTTGCGATAACAGGAGACCCAGCTAGAGTCGGAGATTTTCCTGGTGCAACTTCAGTTTATGATGTAGCATCACTTGATCTTATTCGAATGATTAAAGAAATGAATGAAGGCAGACTTTATTCAGGTAAAAGTTTAGGAAATGGAACGAGATTTTCAGTTGCCGCTGCTTTTAACCCAAATATTCGAAAATTTGATGCGGCAATCAAAAGACTTGAGAAAAAGGTTGAAGCAGGAGCGGATTATTTCTTAACTCAGCCTATATATGATTTTGAAACAATTGATAAGTTATACGAAGCGACACGTCATATAAAGCAACCAATTTTTATTGGCGTTATGCCATTAGTTAGTAAGAGAAATGCAGACTTTATTCATTATGAAGTTCCTGGAATTACTTTATCAGATGAAGTACGGAACCGAATTTCATCAGTTGAACCAGAAAAGGCAATCGATGAAGGGAAGAAAATTGCAAAAGAACTTATTAATTATGCAAAAGATAAATTTAATGGCATTTATTTAATTACACCATTTTTGAAGTATGAAATAACAGAAGACTTAATTCATTTTACTAAAAGCAGCAATAAAGAGGGGATACAACTATGA